The following are encoded together in the Fusarium keratoplasticum isolate Fu6.1 chromosome 1, whole genome shotgun sequence genome:
- a CDS encoding Aminotran-5 domain-containing protein — protein MASSTLTEIKTVASQPLRMAVGTGVMEYNSSVDRFRDDEYPNMAQGAYLDHGGATIYSRSLISSFSHAMISNLWGNPHSENLPAKLSGEMVDNIRAKALDFLGADPDHFDLVFVANATAAIKLVADGFRDLGEKTPTKSFWYGYHREAHTSIIGVRELTSGDYHCFEDDECVDKWLDYPSNPEVRKSKSTGLGLFAYPGQSNLSGRRLPKGWLRRIRENPQLRNTYTLFDAAALAMTTSLGSLFSDPSDAPDFTCLSFYKIFGFPDLGALVVRRASGHVLNLRRYFGGGTVAQLFPLNGDTRVAKKVPGLGDQYDMWNIHDGLEDGTLPFHSILALGLAIDTHIRLYGSMDAISRHCCYLARSLYKSLVALRYPNGAPVVEIYVDDPCAYGDPSRQGATFAFNIMRQDGTYVPWTDVEKLANDAGVYIRAGGVCCPGGVSKALEYEEWEWNRMFSSGHACGANEMAIINRRPTGIVRASLGAMTTKADIQALLHFLHNQFISEAKTAPLLEPSKDSIHLPLREAYAIHGMANEGYLKDL, from the exons ATGGCTTCTTCGACTCTT ACAGAAATAAAGACGGtggcttctcagcctctcAGGATGGCGGTTGGAACAGGAGTCATGGAGTATAACTCGTCGGTTGACAGGTTCAGAGATGACGAGTATCCCAACATGGCCCAAG GGGCCTATCTCGATCATGGCGGCGCCACCATCTACTCTCGATCTCTCATAAGCAGCTTCTCTCACGCAATGATCAGCAACCTATGGGGCAACCCACACTCGGAGAACCTACCAGCGAAGCTCTCGGGTGAGATGGTGGATAATATTCGtgccaaggctctcgacTTCCTTGGTGCTGACCCTGACCATTTTGATCTTGTGTTCGTCGCAAACGCCACGGCCGCTATCAAGCTGGTGGCAGATGGGTTTCGAGATCTCGGGGAGAAGACACCGACAAAGAGCTTCTGGTATGGATATCACAGGGAGGCTCACACCAGTATAATTGGTGTTCGGGAGCTTACGTCTGGGGATTATCACTGctttgaggatgacgagtGCGTCGACAAATGGCTCGACTATCCCTCCAACCCTGAGGTTCGAAAGAGCAAATCCACAGGCTTGGGCCTATTCGCATATCCCGGTCAGTCGAACCTCAGTGGCCGCCGGCTACCAAAGGGATGGTTAAGGAGAATACGAGAGAACCCTCAGCTTCGAAACACGTACACACTCTTTGACGCCGCAGCCCTCGCCATGACGACGTCACTCGGCTCACTGTTCAGCGACCCCTCCGACGCACCCGACTTTACCTGCCTCTCGTTCTACAAGATCTTTGGATTTCCGGATCTCGGCGCCCTGGTGGTCAGGCGGGCGTCGGGACACGTACTCAACCTAAGAAGATATTTCGGAGGAGGAACGGTGGCACAACTGTTTCCTTTGAATGGTGACACTCGCGTTGCGAAGAAGGTTCCCGGCTTGGGAGATCAGTACGACATGTGGAACATCCATGACGGTCTCGAGGACGGGACTCTTCCGTTCCACAGCATCTTGGCCCTCGGACTAGCCATTGATACCCATATTCGACTCTACGGCTCTATG GATGCTATTTCTCGTCATTGCTGCTACCTGGCCCGTTCCCTTTACAAGAGTCTTGTGGCTCTCAGGTATCCCAACGGTGCTCCCGTTGTTGAGATCTACGTCGACGACCCTTGCGCATACGGAGACCCTTCGCGACAAGGGGCGACGTTCGCCTTCAACATTATGAGGCAGGATGGCACCTATGTTCCTTGGACGGATGTTGAGAAGCTAGCCAATGATGCTGGGGTGTATATTCGAGCTGGCG GTGTCTGTTGCCCCGGTGGTGTTTCAAAGGCTCTCGAGTACGAGGAGTGGGAGTGGAACAGGATGTTCTCGAGCGGACACGCCTGCGGTGCTAACGagatggccatcatcaacagaAGGCCAACTGG TATTGTTCGCGCCAGCCTTGGTGCCATGACTACAAAAGCCGACATTCAAGCTCTACTGCACTTCCTCCACAACCAGTTCATAtcagaggccaagacagcCCCGTTGCTTGAGCCTTCCAAGGATTCGATACATCTACCTCTGCGAGAGGCGTATGCGATACATGGGATGGCCAACGAGGGCTACCTAAAGGATTTGTAG
- a CDS encoding RNA-ligase domain-containing protein, which produces MPRKLVTVRQVSALTPIPGADRTVAASVDGWTCVVAIGEFKPGDRGLYFEIDSLLPGSDPRWAFLANPAPDGDNNGPTPDIRIRTRRVRGVVSQGLLMPLSKFPEVVAASEGLSPEELKETSFEDMLKVRKFEDPSTLLPVSGGGTALPEFPYFILKTDQERVQNMPEVFDSHADEVFQESTKMDGSSMTVFYVRADSPHYPLLAPEIVTDPSGCFGVCSRNRTLVEGHPRSPPLFWSTARKLNLPTTLSALGRNVAIQGELCGSSIQANYEGFPKNTHNFFIFSVWDIDTQRYLPPREVHDDWAPRLGVPHVPVHGYRLLREIGGSVAELVKRAEGKGVNGRKREGIVLKREDGGFSFKAISNSYLIKHGE; this is translated from the coding sequence ATGCCGCGAAAGCTCGTCACAGTCCGGCAAGTATCAGCCCTCACACCAATCCCCGGCGCCGACCGCACCGTAGCCGCCTCGGTTGACGGCTGGACATGCGTCGTCGCCATTGGAGAATTCAAGCCCGGCGACCGCGGCCTGTACTTTGAGATCGACTCCCTCCTGCCCGGGTCGGACCCCCGGTGGGCATTTCTGGCAAACCCCGCTCCGGACGGCGATAACAACGGCCCCACACCGGATATCCGAATCAGGACGCGCCGGGTCCGGGGCGTCGTTTCGCAGGGCCTGCTCATGCCGCTGTCCAAGTTCCCAGAAGTAGTCGCCGCCTCTGAGGGACTCTCTCCcgaggagctgaaggagacTAGCTTCGAGGACATGCTCAAGGTCCGCAAGTTTGAGGATCCCTCGACGTTATTGCCTGTCTCCGGCGGGGGCACTGCTCTACCAGAGTTTCCCTACTTTATCCTCAAGACGGACCAGGAGCGTGTGCAAAACATGCCAGAGGTGTTTGACTCCCATGCAGACGAGGTGTTTCAGGAGTCCACAAAGATGGACGGCTCGTCCATGACAGTGTTCTATGTGCGCGCCGACAGCCCCCATTACCCGCTCCTGGCCCCGGAGATTGTAACCGACCCCTCGGGTTGCTTTGGCGTGTGCTCCCGGAACCGGACCCTCGTCGAGGGCCACCCAAGAAGTCCGCCGCTCTTCTGGTCCACGGCACGGAAGCTCAACCTCCCCACGACTCTCTCGGCGCTGGGTCGAAACGTAGCTATCCAGGGCGAGCTGTGCGGGTCTAGCATCCAGGCCAACTACGAGGGCTTCCCCAAGAACACGCacaacttcttcatcttctctgtGTGGGATATTGACACCCAGCGCTACCTGCCTCCAAGGGAGGTACATGATGACTGGGCGCCACGGTTGGGTGTGCCGCACGTCCCTGTGCATGGATATCGGCTGTTGCGCGAGATTGGAGGGAGCGTGGCTGAACTCGTCAAGCGggccgagggcaagggcgTTAAcgggaggaagagggagggcaTCGTGCTGAAGCGAGAGGATGGCGGGTTCAGCTTCAAGGCCATATCGAACTCGTACCTGATCAAGCACGGGGAGTGA